A region from the Pseudomonas triticicola genome encodes:
- a CDS encoding intermembrane transport protein PqiB, whose amino-acid sequence MTDLPVAKTRPASNWSAIWVLPLIALIIGGWLGWRAYSETGIEIQVRFESGEGIQANKTEVVYKGMPVGKVKTLKLDDEGNSKGVIATIEMNKDVEQYLKTSTRFWLVKPSVTLAGITGLETLVSGNYVAISPGEGEPVRKFKALAEEPPLSDAKPGLHLTIKADRLGSLNRGSPVFYKQIKVGQVKSYVLSEDQSTVELKVFIEPTYAKLVRKHTRFWNASGISIDANLSGVKVRSESLASIVAGGIAFATPENRKDSPATDPSLPFRLYEDFDAAAAGIRVKVKLSDFEGLQAGRTPVMYKGIQVGNLKALKVDPDLNSATAELTLDPLAEDYLVEGTQFWVVKPSISLAGITGLEALVKGNYIAVRPGDKGAAPKREFEARPKAPPLDLRSPGLHLVLFTDSLGSIDVGSPILYKQVKVGSVQSYQFSRTKKQLVIGVHIEKEYENLVNASTRFWNVSGITLTGGLTGGIQVKSESLQTLMAGGIAFETPQANAPLKKRIPRFRLFADHDEANKKGAVVTIKVDRADGLSSGTPVRFKGLDVGKIESVDLTDDMQSVILTARITEVPEKIARVGSQFWVVKPELGLIKTQNLETLVTGKYIEVQPAAKNLGPQKNFVVLAEAPEVTRQEAGLSLVLSAARRGSLKPGVPVTYREITVGKVTGYELGQTADRVLVHILIEPKYAPLVRSGSRFWNTSGVGFDYGLFKGVTVRTESLETLIQGGIAFATPDGERMGNPARAEQTFPLFDKFEDEWLTWAPKIQLGK is encoded by the coding sequence ATGACTGATTTGCCTGTAGCGAAAACCCGACCGGCTTCGAACTGGTCGGCCATTTGGGTGCTGCCTCTGATCGCTTTGATCATCGGCGGCTGGCTCGGCTGGCGTGCTTATTCCGAGACCGGTATCGAAATTCAGGTGCGCTTCGAAAGCGGCGAAGGCATCCAGGCCAACAAGACTGAAGTGGTCTACAAAGGCATGCCGGTCGGCAAGGTCAAGACGCTCAAGCTCGACGATGAGGGCAACTCGAAAGGGGTGATCGCGACCATCGAAATGAACAAGGACGTGGAACAGTACCTGAAGACCAGCACGCGGTTCTGGCTGGTCAAACCGAGCGTGACCCTGGCCGGTATCACCGGTCTGGAAACGCTGGTCTCGGGTAACTATGTTGCGATCAGTCCCGGTGAAGGCGAGCCCGTGCGCAAGTTCAAGGCACTCGCCGAAGAGCCGCCGCTGTCCGACGCCAAGCCCGGTTTGCACCTGACCATCAAGGCCGATCGCCTCGGCTCGCTGAATCGCGGCAGCCCGGTGTTCTACAAGCAGATCAAGGTCGGTCAGGTCAAAAGCTATGTGCTTTCCGAGGATCAGAGCACCGTTGAACTGAAGGTGTTCATCGAGCCGACCTACGCCAAACTGGTGCGCAAACACACACGTTTCTGGAACGCCAGCGGCATCAGCATCGACGCTAACCTGTCCGGCGTGAAAGTGCGCAGTGAATCCCTGGCCAGCATCGTCGCTGGGGGCATCGCTTTCGCCACGCCGGAGAATCGCAAGGACAGTCCGGCGACCGATCCGAGCCTGCCGTTCCGTCTCTATGAAGACTTCGACGCTGCCGCTGCCGGGATTCGCGTGAAGGTCAAACTCAGCGATTTCGAGGGCCTGCAGGCCGGTCGCACGCCCGTGATGTACAAAGGCATTCAGGTCGGCAACCTGAAAGCGCTCAAAGTCGATCCGGACCTGAACAGTGCAACAGCCGAGCTGACCCTTGATCCGTTGGCCGAAGACTATCTGGTTGAGGGCACGCAGTTCTGGGTGGTCAAACCGTCGATATCCCTTGCCGGTATTACCGGCCTGGAAGCGCTGGTGAAAGGTAACTACATCGCCGTGCGTCCGGGCGACAAAGGCGCTGCGCCGAAACGCGAATTCGAGGCGCGACCGAAAGCTCCGCCGCTGGATCTGCGTTCGCCGGGCCTGCATCTGGTGTTGTTTACCGATTCGCTGGGTTCGATCGATGTCGGCAGTCCGATTCTGTACAAGCAGGTCAAGGTCGGTTCGGTGCAGAGCTACCAGTTCTCCCGAACCAAGAAGCAGCTGGTCATCGGCGTGCACATCGAGAAGGAATACGAAAACCTGGTCAACGCCTCGACGCGCTTCTGGAACGTCAGCGGCATCACCCTCACCGGTGGCTTGACCGGGGGCATTCAGGTCAAGAGTGAATCCCTGCAAACCCTGATGGCCGGCGGTATCGCGTTCGAAACGCCACAAGCCAATGCGCCGTTGAAGAAACGCATCCCGCGCTTCCGTCTGTTTGCCGACCACGATGAGGCGAACAAGAAAGGCGCAGTAGTGACCATCAAAGTCGATCGCGCCGACGGTTTGAGCAGCGGTACGCCGGTACGTTTCAAGGGGCTGGATGTCGGCAAGATTGAAAGCGTCGATCTGACCGATGACATGCAGTCGGTAATCCTCACCGCACGCATCACCGAAGTACCGGAAAAGATCGCCCGAGTCGGCAGTCAGTTCTGGGTGGTCAAGCCGGAACTGGGCCTGATCAAGACGCAGAATCTGGAAACGCTGGTCACCGGTAAATACATCGAAGTCCAGCCAGCGGCGAAGAATCTCGGGCCGCAGAAGAACTTTGTTGTCTTGGCCGAGGCGCCGGAAGTCACCAGGCAGGAAGCGGGTCTGAGTCTCGTGTTGAGCGCCGCACGTCGTGGTTCGCTTAAGCCTGGCGTACCAGTGACCTACCGCGAAATCACGGTCGGCAAGGTCACCGGTTATGAGTTGGGCCAAACGGCTGACCGTGTGTTGGTGCACATCCTGATCGAGCCGAAGTATGCGCCGCTGGTGCGCAGCGGCAGCCGCTTCTGGAACACCAGCGGCGTGGGATTCGATTATGGGTTGTTCAAAGGCGTGACGGTGCGCACCGAGTCGCTGGAGACACTGATTCAGGGCGGGATTGCCTTCGCCACACCGGATGGCGAGCGCATGGGCAACCCGGCGCGGGCGGAGCAGACGTTCCCGTTGTTCGACAAATTCGAGGATGAATGGCTGACCTGGGCGCCGAAGATTCAGCTGGGTAAGTAG
- the mksF gene encoding Mks condensin complex protein MksF — protein sequence MSQERYGIRRFALLNTAGYSLGLFPLEEPLSVYGANNLGKSASINALQFPILARMSDMSFGKYSLEQSRRFYFASDTSYILVEVNLPHGPHVIGVVGRGPGGGFGHQFFAYAGKLDLAHYQKNDTCLRQKELFSNLEKEGLKAYELKPDELRRLLVGGHTSIPLDLTLIPLRSTSEQSLKTFRALFINLLHMREITAAKLKQLFLDAFEHSLRSGSVDYIAACEEAFRDVRRMEQDYNSLVAAGPLVEALANGVKQRDVLRGKLHRLSPLLDSLLGTWSDYATARKEELTIQAEHYRREQDDLQTDQRGGTQELMRLEREISGIQRWLGELSVLKNRFALVDDVKVLEQQLLAAKDAHDELAGALAQSRQFSAEDLEERLRDLEKRLKSVKQQLDHADNNSYARLREEFSQQDVERLMRLFNSALFSLPLGEHGITLDENGEWVKSVELILDGFKGERFEVPGLSIDISHIEPPALQALADRAALRDQKERLEKELKQLKTQQAVAADRAASKTQTEALYQQVLDAQKALEDFRRTQTLSAEESDKLEQLAQMEAAQDELKRSSDAFTESVQQLSAKLQLVGRQIADMEAKQRTLDDALRRRQLLPADLPFGTPFMDPVDDSMDNLLPLLNDYQDSWQGLLRADGQIEALYAQVRLKGVAKFDSEDDMERRLSLLINAYAHRTDEALTLGKARRAAVTDIARTLRNIRSDYDSLEHQLALFNREINKRQVSNLQSFRIVLAPNKEALKHIDQIIHSAGQYEEGETLSVFDLSQSAEQDNKNEEAKEYLARLVAANHNQLGLKDLFELAFEITKVNGQPVIHTDIDGAASNGTTMTIKALTNMYLLLHLMDRDLAGRVRLPYYLDEAADIDEKNQAALLETSLQLGFVPILASVKPQVCASVAIDLEGGSGPAGIYIDEADWKYIRRHDVVKATLNVQADEPELDAV from the coding sequence ATGAGCCAGGAACGCTATGGCATCCGCCGCTTTGCCCTTTTGAACACCGCCGGTTACAGCCTCGGCCTGTTCCCGCTGGAAGAACCGCTGTCGGTCTACGGCGCGAACAACCTCGGTAAATCGGCGTCGATCAACGCCTTGCAGTTTCCGATTCTGGCGCGCATGTCCGACATGAGTTTCGGCAAGTACAGCCTCGAACAATCGCGGCGTTTCTACTTCGCTTCCGACACCAGTTACATCCTCGTCGAAGTCAACCTGCCCCACGGCCCCCACGTGATCGGCGTGGTCGGGCGCGGCCCGGGCGGCGGTTTCGGTCACCAGTTCTTCGCCTATGCCGGCAAGCTCGACCTGGCCCACTACCAGAAAAACGACACCTGCCTGCGTCAGAAAGAACTGTTCAGCAATCTCGAAAAAGAAGGCCTGAAAGCCTACGAACTCAAGCCGGATGAACTGCGCCGCCTGCTGGTTGGCGGCCACACTTCGATCCCGCTCGACCTGACCCTGATCCCGCTGCGCTCCACCAGCGAGCAAAGCCTGAAGACCTTCCGCGCGTTGTTCATCAACTTGCTGCACATGCGTGAAATCACCGCGGCCAAGCTCAAGCAACTGTTCCTCGATGCCTTCGAGCACAGCCTGCGTTCCGGCAGTGTCGATTACATCGCCGCGTGCGAAGAGGCTTTCCGCGATGTGCGGCGCATGGAGCAGGACTACAACTCGCTGGTCGCCGCCGGCCCGTTGGTTGAAGCGCTGGCTAACGGCGTGAAGCAGCGCGACGTACTGCGCGGCAAACTGCATCGCCTGTCGCCGCTGCTCGATTCCCTGCTCGGCACCTGGTCGGACTACGCCACCGCACGCAAGGAAGAGCTGACCATCCAGGCCGAGCACTACCGTCGCGAGCAGGACGATCTGCAAACCGATCAGCGCGGCGGCACTCAGGAACTGATGCGTCTGGAGCGGGAAATTTCCGGCATCCAGCGCTGGCTCGGCGAGCTGTCTGTGTTGAAGAACCGCTTCGCGCTGGTCGATGACGTCAAAGTGCTCGAACAACAATTGCTCGCCGCCAAGGATGCTCACGACGAACTGGCCGGTGCCCTGGCGCAGTCGCGTCAGTTCAGCGCCGAAGATCTGGAAGAGCGTCTGCGCGATCTGGAAAAACGCCTGAAGTCGGTGAAGCAGCAACTTGATCACGCCGACAACAACAGCTATGCCCGCCTGCGCGAAGAGTTCTCGCAACAGGACGTCGAACGTCTGATGCGCCTGTTCAACAGCGCGCTGTTCAGCCTGCCGCTGGGCGAGCACGGCATCACCCTCGACGAGAACGGTGAGTGGGTCAAATCCGTGGAGCTGATTCTTGATGGCTTCAAGGGCGAGCGCTTCGAAGTGCCGGGCCTGTCGATCGACATCTCGCACATCGAGCCGCCGGCCCTGCAAGCGCTGGCCGACCGCGCCGCGTTGCGCGACCAGAAAGAGCGTCTGGAAAAAGAACTCAAGCAGCTGAAAACCCAGCAAGCCGTGGCCGCCGACCGCGCCGCGAGCAAGACCCAGACCGAGGCGCTCTATCAGCAGGTGCTGGACGCGCAGAAGGCGCTGGAAGATTTCCGTCGCACCCAGACCCTGAGCGCCGAAGAAAGCGACAAACTCGAACAACTGGCGCAGATGGAAGCTGCGCAGGACGAACTCAAGCGCTCCAGCGATGCCTTCACCGAGAGCGTCCAGCAACTGTCGGCCAAGCTGCAACTGGTCGGCCGGCAGATCGCCGACATGGAAGCCAAGCAGCGCACCCTCGACGACGCGCTGCGCCGTCGTCAGTTGCTGCCAGCGGACCTGCCGTTCGGTACGCCGTTCATGGATCCGGTCGATGATTCGATGGACAACCTGCTGCCGCTGCTCAACGACTATCAGGACAGCTGGCAGGGTCTGTTGCGTGCCGATGGGCAGATCGAGGCGCTGTATGCGCAGGTGCGTCTGAAAGGCGTGGCCAAGTTCGACAGCGAAGACGACATGGAGCGGCGTCTGTCGCTGCTGATCAACGCTTACGCACACCGCACCGATGAAGCGCTGACCTTGGGCAAGGCGCGGCGCGCGGCGGTCACCGATATCGCCCGCACCCTGCGCAACATCCGCAGCGACTACGACAGCCTCGAGCACCAACTGGCGCTGTTCAACCGCGAGATCAACAAGCGTCAGGTCTCCAACCTGCAGAGCTTCCGCATCGTCCTCGCGCCGAACAAGGAAGCCCTCAAGCACATCGACCAGATCATCCACAGCGCTGGCCAGTACGAAGAAGGCGAAACCCTGTCGGTGTTCGACCTCAGCCAGAGCGCCGAGCAGGACAACAAGAACGAAGAGGCCAAGGAATACCTCGCGCGGCTGGTGGCGGCGAACCACAACCAGCTCGGCCTCAAGGACTTGTTCGAACTGGCCTTCGAGATTACCAAGGTCAACGGCCAACCGGTGATCCACACCGATATCGATGGCGCAGCGTCCAACGGCACGACCATGACCATCAAGGCACTGACCAACATGTACTTGTTGCTGCACTTGATGGATCGCGATCTGGCCGGCCGCGTGCGTTTGCCGTACTACCTCGACGAGGCGGCGGACATCGACGAGAAGAACCAGGCGGCGCTGCTGGAAACCAGTCTGCAACTGGGCTTCGTGCCGATTCTGGCGAGTGTGAAGCCGCAGGTCTGCGCCAGTGTCGCGATCGACCTGGAAGGCGGCAGCGGCCCGGCGGGGATCTACATCGATGAGGCGGACTGGAAGTACATTCGCCGCCATGATGTGGTCAAGGCCACGCTGAATGTGCAGGCCGATGAGCCGGAGCTGGATGCGGTTTGA
- the mksE gene encoding Mks condensin complex protein MksE, which translates to MHLDLSELSQLAPIFRELFKGYHVSRRDPELYAQLSNFQDQYRTLFKALGFELVCDTRGFYYFVPDMAAAAVNKTAQRLALFTFILVEHLADQGRDPIAVLDGGSLGREELPSLLDKYRDLFIQAEVQTVEELEEKIMRRMTQLGFAGEENGVYRFLPPMHRFLDVCLSVQQDRDLAASVHSVLPLPAPVLIDEEAEAKFLETDDPLDLSEFEEESEEDALARAIAEEQESDA; encoded by the coding sequence ATGCATCTTGATCTTTCCGAACTGTCGCAACTGGCGCCGATCTTCCGCGAGTTGTTCAAGGGTTACCACGTCAGCCGTCGTGATCCCGAGCTGTACGCACAACTGTCGAATTTCCAGGACCAGTACCGCACGCTGTTCAAGGCGCTGGGCTTTGAACTGGTCTGCGACACCCGTGGTTTCTATTACTTCGTGCCGGACATGGCCGCCGCAGCGGTGAACAAGACCGCCCAGCGTCTGGCGCTGTTCACCTTCATCCTCGTCGAGCACCTGGCCGATCAGGGCCGCGACCCGATCGCCGTGCTCGACGGCGGCAGCCTCGGCCGCGAAGAATTGCCGTCGCTGCTGGACAAGTACCGCGACCTGTTCATTCAGGCCGAAGTGCAGACCGTCGAAGAACTCGAAGAAAAAATCATGCGCCGCATGACCCAGCTTGGTTTTGCCGGCGAAGAAAACGGTGTCTACCGCTTCCTGCCGCCGATGCACCGTTTCCTCGACGTGTGCCTGTCGGTACAACAGGACCGCGACCTGGCAGCCAGCGTCCACAGCGTTCTGCCGCTGCCGGCGCCGGTGCTGATCGACGAAGAAGCCGAAGCGAAATTCCTCGAAACCGACGATCCGCTCGATCTTTCCGAATTTGAAGAAGAAAGCGAAGAAGACGCACTGGCCCGCGCCATTGCCGAAGAACAGGAGTCCGATGCATGA
- the mksB gene encoding Mks condensin complex protein MksB — protein MIEPKRVLRALAEHWALLEPLCEHFDQGTLSLNELRTQLAAQQLDSTPQDITSLLDVWIRLDILVPVAKSPNRFELNAQIHDFLAYLRREHRLGLCLEIEAYLRHLERLAGYIQDAFDVRDGNDLARQLRLLDMRVRDVLKKLDNDEQALVAVAERAKTSDRQIPLRQRYAEVLATWDEYVEPMIDLVNADGAFEQGVRKVETVLLKMLSEQQRLGHLVDDDMLLRTHARILEMQTSAQLTLRHARELLLPLREEARRHNAVTRGAALALAAIRRKGIDAVPQAAMPLFTRPQSTFLGSASQVEAYVYALARFEPKPARFPKAHKTQKAGDAPRAPRTVREMVDRCEESLPMPDLMTWLLEQEPDGATDELLYWFSRLSREKRFKRERLERREYHTHEHQVSLRSFALLSASDTAAEDSASIPNAS, from the coding sequence ATGATCGAACCCAAGCGCGTCTTGCGCGCCCTCGCTGAACACTGGGCACTTCTGGAGCCACTGTGCGAGCACTTCGACCAAGGCACCCTGAGCCTCAACGAACTGCGCACGCAACTGGCCGCCCAACAACTCGACAGCACGCCGCAGGACATCACCAGCCTGCTCGACGTGTGGATTCGCCTCGATATTCTGGTTCCGGTGGCGAAAAGCCCGAACCGTTTCGAGCTCAACGCGCAGATCCACGACTTCCTCGCCTACCTGCGCCGCGAACACCGCCTCGGTCTGTGCCTGGAAATCGAAGCCTATTTGCGTCACCTGGAGCGTCTGGCCGGTTACATCCAGGACGCTTTCGATGTTCGTGACGGCAACGATCTGGCGCGCCAGCTGCGCTTGCTCGACATGCGCGTGCGCGACGTACTGAAGAAACTCGACAACGATGAACAGGCACTGGTGGCAGTGGCCGAACGGGCGAAGACCAGCGACCGGCAGATTCCGCTGCGTCAGCGTTACGCCGAAGTCCTGGCGACGTGGGACGAATACGTCGAGCCGATGATCGATCTGGTCAACGCCGATGGCGCCTTCGAACAAGGCGTGCGCAAGGTCGAAACAGTGCTACTGAAGATGCTCAGCGAACAGCAGCGCCTCGGCCATCTGGTCGATGACGACATGCTCCTGCGCACCCACGCGCGCATCCTCGAAATGCAGACCAGCGCGCAACTGACCCTGCGTCATGCCCGCGAACTGCTGCTGCCGTTGCGTGAAGAAGCGCGTCGGCATAACGCCGTGACCCGTGGCGCCGCACTGGCGCTGGCGGCGATCCGGCGTAAAGGCATCGACGCCGTGCCGCAGGCAGCGATGCCACTGTTCACCCGCCCGCAAAGCACCTTCCTCGGCAGCGCCAGTCAGGTCGAAGCCTACGTGTATGCCCTGGCGCGTTTCGAGCCGAAACCGGCGCGCTTCCCCAAGGCGCACAAAACCCAGAAGGCTGGCGACGCTCCACGTGCACCGCGCACCGTGCGCGAGATGGTCGATCGTTGCGAAGAATCGCTGCCGATGCCGGACCTGATGACCTGGCTGCTGGAGCAGGAACCGGACGGCGCCACCGACGAATTGCTTTACTGGTTCTCGCGCCTGTCGCGGGAAAAACGCTTCAAGCGCGAGCGTCTGGAACGCCGCGAATACCACACTCACGAGCATCAGGTCAGCCTGCGCTCCTTCGCCCTGCTCTCGGCCAGCGACACCGCCGCCGAGGATTCTGCGAGCATCCCAAATGCATCTTGA
- a CDS encoding energy transducer TonB: MQVVNWLPRTELPFAAPSRTELLEMPEPELEVPVVPAPQDEAPAQPAARQAERPKIEVPRPSLASTRNGAKPVEEVDDTPVVVKPAPVPPPRFALQLLRAGRCLLLVELPTGEAFQSRDPAYLLLKDMLRAAGLPDAPQIVGEPVRWPWLNRGTLDQGPEAARDFVQGFLSVQMEAAPCACLWLIGLPAVKFAGEADAEAFNSELQIEGLGLAWAIPGLELLMEEPQRKAAVWQAMRRLMARWKQSDE; the protein is encoded by the coding sequence ATGCAGGTGGTCAACTGGCTGCCGCGCACCGAACTGCCTTTCGCCGCACCGTCGCGGACCGAGCTGCTGGAGATGCCCGAGCCTGAGCTTGAGGTGCCGGTTGTTCCGGCGCCCCAGGACGAAGCACCGGCGCAGCCTGCCGCGCGTCAGGCCGAGCGGCCGAAAATCGAAGTGCCGCGTCCGTCGCTGGCCAGTACCCGCAACGGCGCCAAACCGGTGGAAGAAGTCGACGACACGCCGGTGGTGGTCAAGCCTGCACCAGTCCCGCCGCCACGGTTCGCCCTGCAACTGCTGCGCGCCGGGCGCTGCCTGCTGCTGGTCGAGTTACCCACAGGCGAAGCGTTTCAAAGTCGCGATCCGGCCTACCTGCTGCTCAAGGACATGCTGCGCGCCGCCGGTCTGCCGGATGCGCCGCAAATCGTCGGCGAACCTGTGCGCTGGCCGTGGCTCAATCGCGGCACGCTGGATCAAGGCCCGGAAGCGGCGCGCGACTTCGTGCAGGGTTTTCTCTCGGTGCAGATGGAAGCGGCGCCCTGCGCCTGTCTGTGGCTGATCGGCCTGCCGGCGGTGAAATTTGCCGGGGAAGCGGACGCCGAAGCGTTCAATAGTGAATTGCAGATCGAAGGTCTGGGCCTGGCCTGGGCAATTCCCGGTCTGGAACTGTTAATGGAAGAGCCACAGCGCAAGGCCGCTGTGTGGCAAGCCATGCGTCGGCTGATGGCGCGCTGGAAACAATCCGATGAGTGA
- the rimI gene encoding ribosomal protein S18-alanine N-acetyltransferase — protein sequence MSEAVTFRPMTEADLDAVLKIEYAAYSHPWTRGIFLDGLGKYQIWLMFEGQQQVGHGVVQIILDEAHLLNITVKPENQGRGLGLTLLEHLMSRAYAAEARECFLEVRDSNTSAFRLYERYGFNEIGRRRDYYPAVGGREDAVVMACTLVD from the coding sequence ATGAGTGAGGCTGTAACCTTTCGCCCGATGACCGAGGCGGATCTGGACGCTGTGTTGAAGATCGAATACGCCGCGTACAGCCATCCGTGGACCCGGGGGATTTTTCTCGATGGCCTGGGCAAATACCAGATCTGGCTGATGTTCGAAGGGCAGCAGCAGGTGGGCCACGGTGTGGTGCAGATCATTCTTGATGAGGCGCACCTGCTCAATATTACCGTCAAGCCGGAAAATCAGGGGCGTGGACTGGGGCTGACGTTGCTTGAGCATTTGATGTCGCGTGCGTATGCGGCCGAGGCTCGAGAATGCTTTCTCGAAGTGCGCGACAGCAATACTTCTGCGTTCAGGTTGTATGAGCGGTATGGCTTCAACGAGATCGGCCGCCGTCGCGATTATTATCCGGCGGTGGGTGGGCGTGAGGATGCGGTGGTGATGGCCTGTACCCTGGTTGACTGA
- the can gene encoding carbonate dehydratase, producing MHDLQDLIDNNERWADAITKEDPDFFAKLARQQTPEYLWIGCSDARVPANEIVGMLPGDLFVHRNVANVVLHTDLNCLSVIQYAVDVLKVKHILVTGHYGCGGVRASMQDRQFGLIDGWLRSIRDLYYEKREELAKLATEEEQVDRMCELNVIQQVANVAHTSIIQNAWHRGQPLSIHGCIYGIKDGRWKSLNTTISGFEQLPPQYRLRPVGAP from the coding sequence ATGCACGATCTACAAGACCTGATTGATAACAACGAGCGTTGGGCTGACGCGATCACCAAGGAAGACCCGGATTTCTTCGCCAAACTGGCGCGCCAGCAGACTCCGGAATATCTATGGATCGGCTGCTCCGACGCACGCGTACCGGCCAACGAAATCGTCGGCATGCTGCCGGGCGATCTGTTTGTGCACCGCAACGTCGCCAACGTCGTGCTGCACACCGACCTCAACTGCCTGTCGGTGATCCAGTACGCGGTTGACGTGCTCAAGGTCAAACATATCCTCGTCACCGGCCACTACGGCTGCGGCGGTGTGCGTGCGTCGATGCAGGATCGCCAGTTCGGCCTGATCGACGGCTGGCTGCGGTCGATCCGCGATCTGTATTACGAAAAGCGCGAAGAGCTGGCCAAGCTGGCGACCGAAGAAGAGCAGGTCGATCGCATGTGCGAACTCAACGTGATCCAGCAAGTGGCCAACGTCGCCCACACCAGCATCATCCAGAACGCCTGGCATCGCGGGCAGCCCCTGTCGATCCACGGCTGCATCTACGGCATCAAGGACGGCCGCTGGAAAAGTCTCAACACCACCATCAGTGGTTTCGAACAGTTGCCGCCGCAATACCGTTTGCGTCCGGTCGGCGCGCCGTAA
- a CDS encoding lysine methyltransferase — protein MNNQAMGRHLPRDTEGIYPFAGLPVRLGFPSCDDFQIIHNERGVATAVVARREFLRISRMCRVSGQLLPYRCRQTRQLQTGIHVYDPRFCGVLEHACDPNAFLDMSELWLWALKDIHSGEHLSIDYASTEDKLLRQFACDCGSSRCRGWITGHDEPPTPEGQRFLQRWRHPGRS, from the coding sequence CATCTATCCGTTCGCCGGACTTCCGGTGCGGCTGGGCTTTCCATCCTGCGACGACTTCCAGATCATCCACAACGAACGAGGCGTTGCCACGGCAGTGGTCGCGCGCCGTGAGTTTCTGCGCATCAGCCGAATGTGCCGGGTGTCAGGGCAATTGCTGCCCTATCGCTGTCGACAGACCCGCCAGTTGCAAACCGGCATCCACGTTTACGATCCGCGCTTTTGCGGGGTGCTGGAACACGCCTGCGACCCGAATGCATTTCTCGACATGAGCGAATTGTGGCTGTGGGCCTTGAAAGATATCCACAGCGGCGAACATCTGAGCATCGATTACGCATCGACCGAAGACAAACTGCTACGCCAGTTCGCCTGTGATTGCGGCTCGTCGCGCTGCCGTGGGTGGATCACCGGTCACGACGAACCACCCACGCCTGAAGGCCAGCGCTTTTTACAGCGCTGGCGGCATCCAGGCCGAAGCTGA